The following proteins come from a genomic window of Salvia hispanica cultivar TCC Black 2014 chromosome 4, UniMelb_Shisp_WGS_1.0, whole genome shotgun sequence:
- the LOC125218607 gene encoding probable LRR receptor-like serine/threonine-protein kinase At3g47570: protein MANMLANLLSITLFLFFNTLPLATCLNNQTDQLSLLAIKSSLQDPQGALNSWNQTLPFCSWRGIKCRGNRVVSLNLMSQGLVGNLSSHIGNLSLLTNITLRDNSFQGPIPPQITLLTNLQFLDFSNNSFKGEIPKNFSNCPNLVRLAFTKNSLSGTISNELGFLPKLQDISFSMNQFSGLIPSSIGNITTLQALSLGKCRFNGEIPESLGRLGQLTFLQLSQNNFTGTIPHGLFNLTNIYYFDVSVNSLHGVIPSTIGDTLPNIGVLYLSKNQFSGPIPNSISNTSLTELIILSSNQFSGPVPNLERLTSIEEFLLDSNLIEDDMSFISSLTNSTNLEIFDVSKNMLSGSLPESLANLSVVVNFFDIHKNQIHGNIPLGIGNLVNLGTVDLSHNLLDGQIPMSMSKLSNLRSLFMGRNRFDGELPSLFGNMTLLSEFQLDGNELSGNLPSNLGNLSNLLELDLSENNITGLIPREIMRLSSVSIVLNLSHNAFEGSIPSEVGSLRNLAALDLSSNRLSGVIPTSLSSCVSLERLYLDENLLQGEIPSGMISLMGLQELDLSQNNLSGSIPSFLEKMKLKKLNLSFNRLQGEVPSRGVFANISSISLDGNQRFCGGIGELKFPPCKGVESSKEKLSTLWKILIPVLVFGGLCIVILVFLKCKKTEENPRPVVSSEDAIGGQLLRLSYADLLKATNGFSESNVVGSGRFGSIYKAVLDDEKGIVVAVKVLNLDVKGASKTFMAECRSLGGIRHRNLVKLVSVCDTVDFKDNDFKALVYEFKVNGSLDKWLHNNEEESGEDLKSLSIIQRLNIALDIAHGIKYLHFGSDTSIIHGDLKPSNILLDHDMVACVGDFGLAKIASNILSLSYESNTSSFGIKGTLGYVPPEYGTFGSISMQGDVYSFGIILLEMFVNKRPTNDLFGGEVNLHRYVSSALPHGLMDIIDPRLEMGGLKMEFVGRILNIGVSCSKENPRDRMPITLVENELADILAQLQPFP from the exons ATGGCAAATATGCTGGCAAATCTTCTTTCTATAACACTGTTCTTGTTCTTCAATACCCTTCCACTTGCAACATGTTTAAACAACCAAACTGACCAACTTTCATTACTAGCCATCAAATCCAGCCTTCAAGATCCACAAGGAGCTCTCAATTCATGGAACCAAACACTCCCCTTCTGCAGCTGGAGAGGCATCAAATGTCGCGGCAACAGAGTCGTCTCCTTGAACTTGATGTCTCAAGGCCTCGTCGGAAACCTCTCCTCCCACATAGGTAACCTCTCTCTTCTCACCAACATCACCCTCAGAGATAACTCTTTCCAAGGCCCAATTCCTCCACAAATCACTCTCTTAACCAACCTTCAGTTTCTTGACTTTAGCAACAACTCCTTCAAGGGTGAAATACCCAAAAATTTCTCCAACTGCCCCAACCTTGTGCGGCTTGCTTTCACTAAGAATTCTCTTTCCGGAACCATATCTAATGAACTAGGCTTCTTGCCCAAACTCCAAGATATATCCTTTTCAATGAACCAATTTTCCGGGCTTATTCCTTCATCCATTGGTAACATAACAACCCTCCAAGCGCTGTCTTTAGGAAAGTGCCGATTCAATGGAGAGATTCCCGAGTCACTCGGCCGCCTCGGCCAACTCACATTTCTTCAATTGagtcaaaataatttcactgGTACTATTCCTCATGGTCTGTTTAATCTAactaacatttattattttgatgtttctGTTAATAGTCTTCATGGAGTTATTCCTTCTACTATTGGTGACACACTTCCTAATATTGGTGTTCTTTATCTTTCGAAAAACCAATTTAGTGGGCCAATTCCTAACTCCATTTCAAATACTTCATTGACTGAATTGATCATCTTGTCCTCTAATCAATTTAGTGGACCTGTACCAAATCTTGAGAGGCTTACTTCGATTGAAGAGTTCTTATTGGATTCGAACTTGATTGAAGATGATATGAGCTTCATTTCATCATTGACAAATTCGACCAATTTAGAAATCTTTGATGTTAGTAAGAACATGTTGAGTGGTTCTTTGCCGGAATCCTTAGCCAATTTGTCTGTTGTTGTCAATTTCTTTGATATACACAAGAATCAGATACATGGAAACATTCCTTTAGGAATCGGAAACCTTGTCAATCTTGGTACAGTTGATCTGTCTCACAATCTTCTTGATGGCCAAATTCCCATGTCAATGTCAAAGCTCTCGAACTTGCGTAGCCTTTTTATGGGAAGAAACAGATTCGATGGCGAACTGCCATCACTCTTTGGAAACATGACTCTTTTGAGTGAATTCCAGTTAGATGGGAATGAGCTTTCTGGAAATTTGCCTTCCAATCTTGGCAACTTGTCCAACTTGCTAGAGTTAGACCTCTCTGAAAATAACATCACTGGATTGATCCCTCGAGAAATCATGAGACTTTCGTCGGTTTCCATTGTGCTTAATCTGTCTCACAATGCCTTTGAGGGTTCTATTCCAAGTGAAGTTGGCTCTTTGAGAAACCTCGCGGCTTTGGACTTGTCTAGCAATAGACTGTCTGGAGTGATTCCCACCTCTTTGAGCAGTTGCGTGAGCTTGGAACGACTCTATCTCGATGAGAACCTTCTTCAAGGAGAGATTCCTTCAGGAATGATCTCTTTGATGGGTTTACAAGAGTTGGATCTTTCGCAGAACAATCTGTCTGGATCAATTCCCTCATTTTTGGAGAAAATGAAGCTTAAGAAGTTGAACTTGTCCTTCAATAGGCTGCAAGGAGAAGTCCCATCAAGAGGAGTTTTTGCGAATATAAGTTCAATTTCTCTTGATGGAAACCAACGGTTTTGTGGCGGAATTGGAGAGTTGAAGTTCCCTCCTTGCAAAGGAGTCGAATCTTCCAAGGAAAAACTGTCTACTTTGTGGAAGATCTTGATCCCAGTATTGGTTTTTGGAGGTCTGTGCATTGTGATTTTAGTATTCCTCAAGTGCAAGAAAACAGAAGAAAATCCTCGACCCGTTGTTTCATCGGAGGATGCTATTGGTGGCCAACTATTGAGGCTTTCTTATGCAGATCTCCTCAAAGCAACAAATGGATTCTCCGAGAGTAACGTGGTTGGTTCTGGGAGATTCGGGTCCATTTACAAAGCTGTTCTCGATGATGAGAAAGGCATAGTTGTAGCAGTGAAAGTGCTTAATCTTGATGTCAAAGGGGCCTCAAAGACATTCATGGCAGAGTGCAGATCATTGGGAGGCATAAGGCATAGGAATTTGGTGAAACTTGTAAGTGTTTGTGATACTGTGGACTTCAAAGACAATGATTTCAAAGCATTGGTGTATGAATTCAAAGTCAACGGGAGTCTAGACAAATGGCTTCACAACAACGAGGAAGAAAGTGGTGAAGATTTGAAGAGTCTTAGCATAATACAGAGGCTTAACATTGCCTTAGATATTGCTCATGGGATTAAATACCTTCACTTTGGTAGTGACACATCTATTATCCATGGTGATTTGAAGCCGAGCAACATTCTCTTAGATCATGACATGGTTGCTTGTGTTGGGGATTTCGGATTAGCTAAGATTGCCTCAAACATACTTTCATTGTCATATGAAAGCAACACGAGTTCCTTTGGGATCAAGGGTACCTTAGGCTATGTACCTCCAG aATATGGCACGTTTGGCTCGATTTCTATGCAAGGGGATGTGTATAGCTTCGGGATCATCCTTCTAGAGATGTTCGTAAATAAAAGACCAACAAATGATTTGTTTGGTGGTGAGGTAAATCTCCATAGATATGTGAGCTCTGCTTTACCACATGGATTAATGGATATTATTGATCCACGATTAGAGATGGGAGGTTTGAAAATGGAGTTTGTTGGGCGTATTTTGAATATCGGTGTGTCATGCTCAAAGGAGAATCCAAGAGATAGAATGCCAATTACTCTTGTTGAAAATGAGTTAGCTGACATTCTAGCTCAACTACAACCTTTTCCTTAG
- the LOC125221463 gene encoding uncharacterized protein LOC125221463 yields MSYAGGSSDEEYEQQMDEALEAYTESEIDRLLQRAMQPAVPRPPPVVHRRAVIPQDHAAAHQRLYDDYFAERPRFNANMFRRHFRMRRELFMRIVEALERRYKCFRFRHNAAGRPGHTPIQMCTAAIRQLAYGGAVDMWDEYLHIGETSALKCLKTFCEGVVEIFEDQYLRSPNPQDCQDLDARGEAWVPEDVRPHRLYALGVEELSLCLEGVLHHRLQRKESHNDLEDVADYQLWIWHA; encoded by the coding sequence ATGAGTTACGCGGGTGGTAGTAGTGATGAGGAGTACGAACAGCAAATGGACGAAGCATTGGAGGCCTATACGGAGAGTGAGATAGACCGGCTGCTACAAAGGGCTATGCAGCCGGCAGTACCTCGACCTCCACCCGTggtccaccgccgagcagtaATTCCTCAGGATCACgcagctgcacatcagcggctatatgaTGACTACTTCGCAGAGCGACCGCGGTTTAACGCCAACATGTTCAGGCGGCATTTTAGGATGCGCAGGGAgctgtttatgcgtatcgttgaagctttggagcgtcgatataAGTGCTTTCGCTTCAGGCACAATGCGGCTGGCCGACCCGGCCACACGCCTATTCAAATGTGCACtgcggcaatcaggcagttggcctacggaggcgcggtaGACATGTgggacgagtacctccacatcggtgaaaCGTCTGCCCTGAAGTGTCTGAAGACTTTCTGTGAGGGCGTCGTTGAAATATTTGAGGATCAGTATCTTCGAAGCCCTAACCCCCAAGACTGTCAGGATCttgatgcacggggagaagcatgggttcccgaGGATGTTAGGccgcatagattgtatgcattgggagtggaagaactgtccctCTGCCTGGAAGGGGTTCTACACCACCGGCTACAAAGGAAAGAATCCCACAATGATCTTGAGGACGTAGCTGATTACCagctatggatttggcatgcgtaa
- the LOC125221462 gene encoding uncharacterized protein LOC125221462 — protein MHIVGALERRYEFFRIREDAAGKPGHTPLQKCTAAIRQLAYGGPTDMFDEYLHIGKSSAVECLLNFCAGVRSIFGDHYLRHPNPEDCQRLINMHGSVHGFPGMLGSIDCMHWEWRNCPVAWKGIHTSGFKAKHRTMILEAVA, from the coding sequence atgcatatcgtGGGTGCTTTAGAGAGAAGATACGAGTTTTTCAGGATCAGGGAGGATGCGGCTGGCAAACCCGGACACACGCCCTTACAGAAGTGCACTGCCGCAATCAGGCAACTGGCGTACGGAGGCCCGaccgacatgttcgacgagtacctccacattggCAAGTCTTCAGCCGTCGAGTGTCTGCTGAATTTTTGCGCGGGCGTTAGATCGATATTCGGGGATCATTATCTTCGGCATCCGAACCCCGAAGACTGCCAGCGGCTGATAAATATGCACGGGTCGGTGCACGGGTTCCCTgggatgttgggcagcatagattgtatgcattgggagtggaggaACTGCCCCGTCGCCTGGAAGGGGATACACACTTCCGGCTTCAAAGCCAAGCATCGcacgatgatccttgaagctGTAGCCTga